In the Sarcophilus harrisii chromosome 3, mSarHar1.11, whole genome shotgun sequence genome, one interval contains:
- the TTLL10 gene encoding inactive polyglycylase TTLL10 isoform X3, whose product MGPEKKNLEGAPAHPETRAVTKTEASGIQTHHTHPTEEPTLGEKKLLPPSQGPFFYIGGTNGAVLISSYCRSKGWQRIHDNRREDYKLKWCETKCRDTYYSFREGEQLLYQIPNNKLLTTKIGLLNALREYARVMSKISRSPTAAHIKVLKMEDFFPETYRLDVKDERENFITVFHDEEIWICKPTASNQGKGIFLIRTQEEAISLQAKMQSIEDDPTYKKMPFKAPQARVIQRYIHNPLLLDGKKFDVRSYLLIACAMPYMVFFSHGYARLTLSLYDPKAKDLAGHLTNQFMQKKSPLYVLLKEETVWSMERLNKHINEKFRRAKGLPRDWVLTTFTKRMQQIMLQCFLAVKSKLECKLGYFDLIGCDFLIDENFKVWLLEMNSNPALHTNCEVLKEVVPRVVHETLDLALETFHKSLRTERMFPLLSQRNFVLLHSGEDDVWPRSIRLRSPSRPLKLSCEPSYQAMNLLSSTTGSSPAKAADRSLKKPDSAKPSLKRTGLSAPPVPVHPKSALHQPSPHSVVKGQPQALPQEPVQPQPPHITLPEEPEAIADPPNHMFTLLRPLASNSSDFWFQGALDLEPPLMASNDLFLPLYPSRMLSLSFPSAEPIPSFDTPSLSEVQDSTLDSFLGLPEYERKDLGYRGS is encoded by the exons GTGCCCCTGCCCACCCAGAAACACGAGCTGTGACCAAAACTGAAGCCTCAGGGATTCAAACCCACCATACACACCCCACAGAAGAGCCCACCCTTGGAGAAAAGAAGTTGCTGCCTCCTTCCCAGGGTCCCTTTTTCTACATCGGGGGTACCAATGGAGCTGTGCT GATCAGTTCCTATTGCCGGAGCAAAGGCTGGCAGAGAATCCATGACAACCGTCGAGAGGATTACAAGCTGAAGTGGTGTGAGACCAAGTGCAGGGACACCTATTACTCCTTTCGAGAAG GTGAACAACTCCTCTACCAGATCCCTAACAACAAGCTCTTGACAACCAAGATCGGCCTCCTGAATGCCCTAAGGGAATATGCCAGAGTCATGAGCAAGATCAGCAGGTCACCAACTGCAGCCCATATCAA GGTTCTGAAAATGGAAGACTTTTTCCCAGAGACCTATCGTCTAGATGTGAAGGATGAACGGGAAAACTTCATTACTGTATTCCATG ATGAAGAGATTTGGATCTGTAAGCCCACTGCTTCCAACCAAGGGAAGGGCATTTTCCTCATCAGGACCCAAGAGGAGGCAATTTCTCTCCAGGCCAAGATGCAGAGCATAGAGGATGATCCTACCTACAAGAAGATGCCATTTAAAGCTCCCCAGGCACGAGTTATACAGAG GTATATCCACAACCCACTGCTTCTGGACGGGAAGAAGTTTGATGTGCGATCCTACCTGCTTATTGCATGTGCCATGCCTTACATGGTCTTCTTCAGTCACGGCTATGCCCGGCTGACTCTGAGCCTTTACGACCCTAAGGCCAAGGACCTTGCGGGACATTTGACCAATCAG TTTATGCAAAAGAAAAGTCCCCTGTATGTTCTCCTGAAGGAAGAGACCGTGTGGAGTATGGAGCGCCTCAACAAACACATCAATGAAAAATTCCGCAGAGCCAAAGGGCTCCCTAGGGACTGGGTGCTCACCACTTTTACT AAACGGATGCAGCAGATTATGCTCCAGTGCTTCCTAGCTGTGAAGTCCAAATTGGAGTGTAAACTGGGCTACTTTGACCTCATTGGCTGTGACTTCCTCATTGATGAGAACTTTAAG gtaTGGCTGCTGGAAATGAACTCCAACCCTGCCTTACATACCAACTGTGAGGTCTTGAAGGAAGTCGTACCCAGAGTGGTCCATGAGACTTTGG ATCTCGCTCTGGAGACCTTCCACAAGAGCCTCCGAACAGAAAGGATGTTTCCCCTCCTGAGCCAGCGCAACTTTGTGCTTTTGCACAGCGGTGAGGATGACGTATGGCCCCGGTCCATCCGCTTACGGAGCCCATCACGGCCTCTAAAGCTGAGCTGTGAGCCGTCCTACCAGGCCATGAACCTGCTGTCTTCCACCACAGGCTCCAGCCCAGCCAAGGCCGCAGACAGGTCTTTGAAGAAGCCGGATTCCGCCAAGCCCTCTCTGAAGCGAACGGGCCTGTCGGCCCCCCCGGTGCCCGTCCACCCCAAGTCTGCCTTGCATCAGCCCAGCCCGCACTCCGTGGTGAAGGGCCAGCCCCAAGCCCTGCCCCAGGAGCCTGTCCAGCCCCAGCCCCCCCACATCACCTTACCCGAGGAGCCCGAGGCAATTGCCGACCCCCCAAACCACATGTTTACCCTCCTCCGGCCACTCGCCTCCAACTCCTCTGACTTTTGGTTCCAGGGAGCTCTGGACTTGGAGCCGCCCCTAATGGCTAGCAATGATCTCTTCTTGCCTCTCTATCCATCCCGGATGCTGTCTCTAAGCTTCCCCTCTGCAGAGCCCATTCCTTCCTTTGACACTCCCAGCCTTTCTGAGGTCCAGGACTCCACCCTCGATTCCTTCCTGGGTCTCCCCGAGTATGAACGCAAGGACTTGGGCTATAGGGGTTCATAG